The following are encoded in a window of Pelomicrobium methylotrophicum genomic DNA:
- a CDS encoding phytoene/squalene synthase family protein, translating into MPIETSDLEYQNRILPGVSRTFALTIPALPDWLRVVVGNAYLLCRIADTVEDDPGLPVEEKRRFLRRFARVVEGREPAAAFAAELSARLSPGASHAERDLVANTARVVRIVHAFEAPERAAIERCVRVMTEGMARFQPEGGARGLETLSELDSYCYCVAGVVGEMLTELFCLRIAELAPRREELRRLALSFGEGLQMTNILKDVWEDHARGACWLPRAVFAQRGCALESLAPGQAGFKEGMEYLIGIARWHLERALDYTLLIPGREEGIRRFCLWALGLAVLTLGNLRARLGYSAGAQVKISRRAVRATVWATALLVRSDGALRLLFRWAARRLPPPVAPPERVTRPAWTMEPLGG; encoded by the coding sequence ATGCCGATCGAAACCTCCGACCTCGAGTACCAAAACCGCATCCTCCCGGGCGTCTCGCGCACCTTCGCCTTGACCATTCCGGCGTTGCCGGACTGGCTGAGGGTCGTGGTGGGCAATGCCTACCTGCTGTGCCGCATCGCCGACACGGTGGAAGACGATCCCGGCCTTCCAGTCGAGGAGAAACGACGATTCCTGCGCCGTTTTGCCCGCGTCGTCGAAGGTCGGGAGCCTGCCGCGGCCTTCGCGGCGGAGCTGTCTGCGCGCCTTTCTCCGGGCGCGTCCCACGCCGAACGGGACTTGGTCGCCAACACTGCGCGCGTGGTGCGCATCGTTCACGCCTTCGAAGCCCCCGAGCGGGCGGCGATCGAACGCTGCGTGCGGGTGATGACGGAAGGTATGGCGCGCTTCCAGCCTGAAGGCGGCGCCCGCGGCCTGGAGACCTTGTCGGAGCTGGATAGCTACTGTTATTGCGTGGCAGGCGTGGTGGGCGAGATGCTGACCGAGCTTTTCTGTCTGCGGATCGCGGAGCTCGCGCCGCGACGGGAGGAGCTGCGGCGGCTGGCCCTCTCCTTTGGCGAGGGGCTGCAGATGACCAACATCCTCAAGGACGTGTGGGAGGACCATGCACGCGGCGCATGCTGGCTGCCGCGCGCCGTGTTCGCGCAGCGGGGCTGCGCGCTCGAGTCCCTCGCGCCCGGCCAGGCGGGCTTCAAGGAAGGAATGGAATACTTGATCGGCATCGCCCGCTGGCATCTGGAACGGGCGCTCGACTATACGCTGCTCATTCCCGGGCGCGAGGAGGGGATCCGGCGCTTCTGCCTGTGGGCTTTGGGGCTGGCGGTGCTCACGCTCGGCAACCTCCGGGCGCGTCTCGGCTACAGCGCTGGCGCCCAAGTGAAGATCTCGCGCCGGGCGGTGCGCGCCACGGTGTGGGCAACGGCGTTGCTCGTTCGCTCCGACGGTGCGCTGCGCCTGCTGTTCCGCTGGGCCGCACGGCGATTGCCGCCGCCGGTGGCGCCTCCAGAGCGTGTGACACGTCCCGCATGGACCATGGAACCGCTGGGGGGGTGA
- a CDS encoding YeeE/YedE family protein produces MQRSPDPSVSARAWRQPGLPAPQWGVLGAVGVLAAVLVTLIAREAPRLGLLFVIGVLIGVTLYHAHFGFTGAYRRLIVRGEVEGVRAQLAMIALACVLFAPLLSAGDFGGHPLVGAVAPAGWQVAIGAFLFGIGMQLAGGCGSGTLYTVGGGRLRMGATLAAFCAGSFWASLHMDFWQRLPVWESRSLAELVGWPEAVAFQLAVLGLLAWIAGRYGRRRTPLPASGRRGLRRLFTGPWPLLAGAVLLALLNVATLAAAGHPWSITWAFTLWGAKAASLMGWNPEGDPFWNAPFQRAALEADVLSDVTSVMDIGMVVGAMAAAAAAGRFAPQWSAPTGALVAAVIGGLVMGYGARLAYGCNIGAFFSGIASTSLHGWLWIAAALPGNWVGIKLRPWFGLSRE; encoded by the coding sequence ATGCAGCGATCTCCCGACCCCTCGGTCTCGGCGCGGGCCTGGCGCCAGCCGGGGCTTCCCGCGCCCCAATGGGGCGTTTTGGGGGCGGTCGGGGTGCTCGCCGCCGTCCTTGTCACGCTGATTGCGCGGGAAGCGCCGCGGCTCGGGCTCTTGTTCGTCATCGGCGTTCTCATCGGGGTGACGCTGTACCACGCGCACTTCGGTTTCACCGGCGCCTATCGCCGTCTGATCGTCCGGGGCGAGGTGGAGGGGGTGCGCGCGCAGCTCGCCATGATCGCGCTGGCCTGCGTGCTGTTTGCGCCGCTTTTGTCCGCCGGGGATTTCGGCGGCCATCCGCTGGTGGGTGCGGTGGCGCCTGCAGGGTGGCAGGTGGCCATCGGCGCATTCCTCTTCGGCATCGGCATGCAGCTTGCCGGAGGGTGCGGCTCGGGGACGCTCTACACGGTGGGGGGCGGCCGCTTGCGTATGGGCGCGACGCTGGCGGCGTTCTGCGCGGGGAGCTTCTGGGCCAGTCTGCACATGGATTTCTGGCAGCGATTGCCCGTGTGGGAATCGCGCAGCCTGGCCGAGCTCGTGGGCTGGCCGGAGGCGGTCGCCTTCCAGCTCGCGGTGTTGGGCCTGCTGGCCTGGATCGCCGGCCGCTATGGCCGCCGTCGCACACCCCTGCCCGCGTCCGGACGCAGGGGTTTGCGGCGACTTTTCACGGGGCCGTGGCCCCTGTTGGCGGGCGCGGTGCTGCTCGCGCTGCTCAACGTGGCCACGCTCGCGGCGGCGGGACACCCCTGGAGCATCACCTGGGCGTTTACCCTGTGGGGCGCCAAGGCCGCCTCCCTCATGGGCTGGAACCCGGAAGGCGATCCCTTCTGGAATGCACCGTTCCAGCGCGCCGCGTTGGAGGCGGATGTGCTATCGGATGTGACCTCCGTGATGGACATCGGCATGGTCGTGGGTGCCATGGCCGCGGCAGCGGCCGCCGGTCGCTTCGCGCCGCAATGGTCGGCTCCGACGGGGGCACTGGTGGCGGCAGTGATCGGCGGGCTGGTGATGGGCTACGGGGCGCGCCTGGCCTATGGGTGCAACATCGGGGCGTTTTTCTCCGGCATCGCTTCCACGAGCCTTCACGGTTGGTTGTGGATCGCCGCGGCGCTGCCAGGCAACTGGGTGGGTATCAAGCTGCGCCCGTGGTTCGGGCTGAGCCGCGAGTGA
- a CDS encoding DUF6969 family protein — MASASRNGSSARRSKRGAGGDALLPPLTPPDLGALPRTMLAAMLAAGEEALECQRVLAKGGLNLVGEVLKGHGTFYEYDHYPPEDVFDRETFSQYYYHAHRGMAGEHGHFHTFLRAGGMPAGVSPVPYEGQAPWPTGEEAVVHLVAVSMDAYGRAIGLFAVNRWVTGDTWYAAPDVIRMLDRFAIDHAYPSWPLNRWLTALFRLYRPHLEALLHHRDRVIARWAAEHPGQDVYEDRRLEVTGWLPIDVDEDVARLRMLVRGSLRRRARGTP, encoded by the coding sequence ATGGCTTCTGCATCGCGCAACGGCAGCAGTGCCCGGCGCTCGAAACGAGGCGCGGGCGGCGACGCGCTGCTTCCTCCTCTTACACCACCCGATCTGGGCGCCCTCCCGAGGACGATGCTGGCCGCGATGCTGGCGGCGGGAGAGGAGGCGCTCGAGTGCCAGCGGGTACTGGCGAAAGGGGGGCTTAACCTGGTGGGCGAGGTGCTCAAGGGCCACGGCACCTTCTACGAGTACGACCACTATCCGCCCGAGGACGTTTTCGACCGGGAGACCTTCAGCCAATATTACTATCACGCCCACCGGGGGATGGCGGGCGAGCATGGCCACTTCCATACGTTCTTGCGCGCAGGCGGCATGCCAGCAGGGGTTTCGCCCGTGCCCTACGAAGGCCAGGCGCCCTGGCCTACAGGAGAAGAAGCGGTTGTCCACCTGGTCGCCGTCTCCATGGACGCCTACGGGCGGGCGATTGGGCTGTTCGCGGTGAACCGCTGGGTCACGGGCGACACGTGGTACGCGGCGCCGGACGTGATCCGGATGCTGGACCGATTTGCCATCGATCATGCGTACCCGTCGTGGCCCCTCAACCGCTGGCTCACCGCCCTGTTCCGGCTCTACCGTCCCCACCTGGAGGCGCTGCTCCATCACCGGGACCGGGTGATCGCGCGCTGGGCGGCCGAGCACCCGGGGCAAGACGTGTACGAGGACCGGCGCCTGGAGGTCACGGGCTGGCTCCCCATCGATGTGGACGAAGACGTGGCGCGGTTGCGGATGCTGGTGCGAGGAAGCTTGCGCCGGCGGGCAAGGGGTACCCCTTAA
- a CDS encoding cytochrome c peroxidase, whose translation MRCPRNRHPSLPWLVATALSVGVANAAGPCGPRHPCAARNPCAPKVNPCAGRKPGTAMPPGAAKNPCAARIDPKLVARPTNYKPYQGNQKALVAYGEKLWHDTKLSTNGLSCNACHMNHAAFQPTFAQPYPHYVAMTDQQMGLKKVHLDEMIQACMVMPMAAKPLPWDSKELAALVAYTERVQKTFDPKKAAAANPCAAKNPGAARNPCTAKNPCAARR comes from the coding sequence ATGCGCTGTCCCAGAAATCGCCACCCCTCGCTTCCTTGGCTGGTCGCCACCGCCCTTTCGGTCGGCGTTGCGAATGCAGCAGGTCCGTGCGGCCCGCGCCATCCCTGCGCCGCGAGAAACCCGTGCGCGCCGAAGGTGAACCCCTGCGCCGGGAGGAAGCCGGGCACGGCCATGCCCCCCGGCGCGGCAAAAAACCCCTGCGCCGCCAGAATCGATCCCAAACTCGTCGCCCGCCCCACGAACTACAAGCCTTACCAAGGGAATCAAAAGGCGCTTGTCGCCTACGGCGAGAAGCTGTGGCACGATACGAAGCTCAGCACCAACGGGCTTTCCTGCAACGCCTGCCATATGAACCACGCCGCGTTCCAACCCACCTTCGCCCAGCCCTATCCCCATTACGTGGCCATGACCGACCAGCAGATGGGGCTCAAGAAGGTGCACTTGGACGAGATGATCCAGGCGTGCATGGTGATGCCGATGGCGGCGAAACCCCTGCCGTGGGACTCGAAAGAGCTGGCTGCGCTGGTGGCGTACACGGAGAGAGTGCAGAAGACGTTCGATCCGAAGAAAGCCGCGGCGGCAAATCCGTGCGCGGCGAAGAACCCTGGCGCGGCCAGGAATCCTTGCACCGCGAAAAATCCCTGTGCCGCCAGGCGCTGA
- a CDS encoding DUF3379 family protein, translating into MERTPMTCLAFRRQALADPRRLSAEAEAHRQDCPGCADDLERLRRLDEHLAAAARVPVPEGLADRVLLRTELGSRGISRRYALAAGLLLPVVMVVSTLWMSRHEQPALAAIEHVLAEEPHELAIGRNGDSRVLGLVLGAAGLSLSETGFGIHYLGTCPFRGSFAHHVLLETPLGRATLLISPDQPLASTVVANARSLSAVAMPARAGSFAVVADTGEHAYRIANAIRP; encoded by the coding sequence ATGGAAAGAACGCCGATGACGTGCCTGGCGTTCCGCCGACAGGCGCTGGCCGACCCGCGGCGCTTGAGCGCTGAAGCCGAGGCGCACCGGCAGGACTGCCCCGGCTGCGCTGATGACCTGGAGCGTCTGCGCCGACTGGATGAGCATTTGGCCGCGGCGGCCCGGGTGCCGGTGCCGGAAGGGCTGGCGGACCGGGTACTGTTGAGAACCGAGCTGGGAAGCCGAGGGATCTCCCGCCGGTATGCCTTGGCCGCAGGCCTGCTGCTGCCCGTGGTGATGGTCGTATCGACCCTGTGGATGAGTCGGCACGAGCAACCAGCCTTGGCCGCCATCGAGCATGTGCTGGCGGAGGAACCCCACGAGCTGGCGATCGGCCGCAACGGCGACAGCCGGGTGCTAGGCCTGGTGCTGGGAGCGGCCGGCCTCTCGTTGTCCGAGACGGGGTTCGGGATCCACTACCTGGGCACCTGCCCGTTCCGCGGCAGTTTCGCCCATCACGTGCTCCTCGAGACGCCGCTGGGCAGGGCCACCCTGCTCATTTCGCCTGATCAGCCACTCGCCTCGACGGTCGTGGCCAACGCCCGCAGCCTGAGCGCGGTGGCCATGCCGGCCCGCGCCGGCAGCTTCGCCGTGGTCGCCGACACCGGCGAGCACGCGTACCGCATCGCCAACGCCATTCGCCCGTGA
- a CDS encoding sigma-70 family RNA polymerase sigma factor — MVFGFRRRAFETLVRAHAPDLYRFAYWLCRDRFLAEDLVQETFARAWKAWDSLRREASGKAWLFSILYREHARLYERKRLETEALDPEEVLAGVEQDMEAGISLRAALERLPGGYREPLLLQVLGGFSCAEIGRMLRLSEANVMQRVSRARKALRGLLEEEATRWKERR, encoded by the coding sequence ATGGTTTTCGGCTTTCGGCGGCGGGCGTTCGAGACCCTGGTGCGGGCCCACGCGCCGGATCTTTATCGCTTCGCCTATTGGCTGTGCCGGGACCGGTTTCTCGCCGAGGACCTGGTCCAAGAGACCTTCGCCCGCGCTTGGAAAGCCTGGGACAGCCTGAGGCGGGAGGCATCGGGCAAGGCGTGGCTGTTCTCGATTCTCTACCGCGAGCACGCCCGCCTCTACGAGAGGAAGCGCCTGGAGACCGAGGCGCTGGACCCGGAAGAGGTGCTGGCCGGCGTGGAGCAGGACATGGAGGCGGGGATTTCCCTGCGCGCCGCGCTGGAGCGTCTGCCCGGGGGGTACCGGGAGCCGTTGCTGTTGCAGGTGCTGGGCGGCTTCAGTTGTGCTGAGATCGGCAGGATGCTGCGCTTAAGCGAGGCCAATGTGATGCAACGGGTGTCGCGGGCCCGCAAGGCGTTGCGAGGTCTGCTGGAGGAGGAGGCGACGCGATGGAAAGAACGCCGATGA